CCAGTTTTATGGCGCGAACCAAAGGACGCTCTGTCACATGAAAAACAAGTGTGACGACATCTCCCTGCTGCTCCACAGAGGCCTCAACATCCTTAAAGTGCCCCAAAGCATAAATGGCCCGAAGATCTTCATCGACACGATCTTCATCAAGGGACTCTCCGGGCTTGATGGACAATGCCGCCTCAACGCTGGCAACATCCACCCGACTGATTCCGTCAATCCTGACATCCGACACCGTCTGGCCAGTGACAACCGCCAGCGCGCTACCCGCCCACAGGAAAATGACCAACGCCAAACAAACAACAGCCCTTTTGAGCATAGAATCCGATCTCCTCGACTCGAATTGTGCGGAGTATTCTCTTCGTCACAGCAGCATGGACGCCGTCCATCTGCCGTGCCTAAATGACCTGATTAGGGCAAACAACTTACCAGCATACAAAGTCGTTCATTATAGGAAAAGCCCTGGCGGGTGTAAACTGAAAACTCCCCGCTTAACGCGTTGCGACACAAATGAAACATAAGGCAGCACTGAGCAGAAACCGCCCTTGGCAGGACCACTCAAAATGCCGCCAATTCTCCGTCGCAGATCTGTACAGTGCGGTCCATGCATGACGCCAACTCATGATTGTGCGTCACAATCACCATGGTCAATTCGTGCTCGCGATGTAACCGCTCGAGCAATGAATAGATTTCATCCGAGGTTGAAGAATCAAGATTGCCCGTCGGTTCATCCGCGATCAGCAGGCGCGGTTTTCGTATCAAGGCGCGGGCAATGGCCACACGCTGTTGTTCGCCTCCAGACAACTGCCCAGGTTTATGATGCAGGCGATGGCCCAAACCCACCTGCTCAAGCAAGTCCTGTGCATTCTGGTGCGCGACCACACGCTTCTCACCATAAATCAAAGCCGGCATCATGACATTCTCAACTGCGGTGAATTCCGGTAGCAACTGATGAAACTGGAACACAAAACCGAGGCTGTCGTTGCGAAAGGCATCCAACTGGGCATTCGATAACGAGAACAGATCGACACCGTCAAAAAAACATTGCCCGTCACTGGGGCGATCCAGTGTGCCAAGAATATGCATCAGGGTGGTTTTCCCCGAACCGGAGGCTCCAACCACCGCGACACGCTCACGCGCATGGATCGACAAATTGATGTCGCGCAACACGGTCAGCGATCCCTGTTCGGTATCAAAACTTTTACGAAGATGTCGCGCTTCCAACAACACAGTCATCGTGTTTTCATCGCCCTTTGCAGTCATTATTCGTATCGCAGCGATTCGGCGGGATCAAGACGGGCGGCCCGCAAAGCCGGGTAAACCGTTGCCACCAGGCAGATCACCATGGCCACCACCACAACGGCAACCACATCTGCCGACTCCACTTGCGACGGGAAATGGTCCATACCGTACACAGCCTTGTCAAAGATTGTCACATGCAGCTGCCGTTCCAGCCAGCTGATCATGGCATCTGCATTCAAAGCCAGAGTCAGTCCCAGCCCGGTTCCCAGAGCGGTGCCCGACGTGCCGATCAGCAGCCCTTCGAAAACAAAAATTTTCAAAATACTTCTCGAAGTCGCGCCCATAGACCTCAATATGGCGATATCTTTATGTTTTTCCATCACCACCATAATCAGCGTCGTGGCAATGTTGAAGGCGGCAACCAAGACAATGATCCCCAAAACGATAAACAATCCAAGCTTTTCCAGCTTCAAAGCCGCCAGAAAGGAACCAAACATCTCCTGCCAGGATCGAATGCTGTAGGGATAGCCCAGAGAGCTGCGTAGCGATTCAGCCAGCGGTTGCGCATCGTCAAACCGCTCGACTTCAACTTCAATACCGCTGACCTTGTTCGCGTCACCAATAAACCGTTGCGCTTGATCCAGAGCAATATAGGCGTAATAGGTATCAAGAAAACCACCGCGGGCTCGGGCGATGCCAACAACATCAAACGGTTTGATCTTCGGAATCAGGCCAAACGGTGTCAGGGTAAAATCGGGAGGAATGACATTGACGCGATCACCAAGGGAGACACCAAGCATGGCGGCAGTATCAGAGGCAATGACAATTCCCGGCTGGGTACGGGTATTGTCATAGAGTACTTCGGTCACCGGCTGATTATCCAAGGTAAAAAAGGCTTGTGACAGCACGCGGTTGTCCGCTGAAATACCTTTAAGATTGGCGGCAGCGACGTTGCCATGCGCCAACAGCATGGCTTCCTTGACGACATAGGGTTCCGCCGACACGACCGATGGCGATGCCGCATGAATTGTTTCAACCAGTTGTGGCCAATCCGCAATCCCGCCACCTTGCCCCTGCACCGTCACATGGGGGACATTGCCGAGAATCTGCTGACGCACACCGTCATGAAACCCGGTCATAATGGCCAGCACCAGAATCAGCGCCGCCACCCCGAGGGTGACACCGGTCACGGAGATAAAAGAGATTACAGAGATGAAGGTTTGCTTGCGCCGCGCACGCAGATAGCGCAGGCTGATAAACCATTCATAGCCCATAAGAGAGGTTCCTTTCGCACATGAACTCGTGCTGAAAGTAAAGCCGCCGGAGAAGGAGATGTTGAAAAAAGCCATGCAGGCTTTTTTCAACCAGGCACGCCGGAAAAAATTTCCGGCGTGCTCACAGCATTAACGGGTTTCCTTACGCAATTGCGGGAACAGGATGACGTCGCGAATGGAGGCGGAATCGGTCAGCAGCATGACCAGACGGTCGATACCGATCCCTTCACCGGCGGTCGGCGGCAAACCGTATTCCAAGGCCCGGATATAATCTTCATCCATGGCATGGGCTTCGTCGTCCCCGGCTTCTTTTTCCACCAGCTGTTGTTCGAAACGACCCTTCTGATCGATAGGATCGTTAAGCTCGGAAAAGGCATTGGCCAGCTCACGACCAACAACAAACAGCTCGAAGCGGTCCACCACTTCAGGGCGCTCATCGTTACGCCGCGACAACGGAGAAACCTCCGTCGGGTATTCGGTGACAAAGGTGGGGTTCCACAACTTCGGTTCGGCCACGGCGTCGAACAGTTCCGTGAGCAGCTTGCCGTAACCGATGGTGCCTTCAAACTCCAGACCAAGAGCATTGGCATAAGCCAGAGCTTTGTCAGGGTCTTCCAGGTCTTCCATGCTGATGGTGCCGTATTTGACAATCGCTTCCTTGACGGTGAGGCGATCCCAGGGCGCGGTTAAATCGACCTCTTTGCCGCCATAGCTGATCACCCGGCTGCCACACACTTTCTCGGCGATGGAGCCGATCATCTCTTCGGTCAAGTCCATCAGATCATGATAGGTGGCGTAGGCCTGATAGAACTCCATCATGGTGAATTCCGGGTTATGCTGGATGGAGATCCCCTCGTTACGGAAGTTGCGGTTGATCTCGAACACCCGCTCAAAACCGCCGACCACCAGACGCTTGAGATACAGCTCAGGAGCGATGCGTAAAAACAGGTCCATCTTCAGGGTATTGTGATGGGTGACAAACGGCTTGGCCGTCGCACCACCGGCCACCGGCTGCATCATCGGTGTTTCCACCTCAAGATAGTCGCGCTCCTGCATAAAGGCACGCATCATGCTGATAATCTGACTGCGCTTTTTAAACACCTCGCCCACTTCAGGATTAACGATCAGATCCAGATAGCGCTGACGATAGCGGGTTTCCACATCGGTCAGACCGTGCCATTTCTCCGGCAACGGCTGCAATGATTTAGTCAGCAGCGTCAAGCTTTCAGCGCGCAAGGACAGCTCATCGGTTTTGGTGCGAAACGGCTTGCCGCTGATGCCGACAATATCGCCGACATCCAACTTGCCAAACACCGCGAACGCTTCGTCGCCGATCTTGTTCTTGCCGACATACACCTGCAAACGACCGCTGCGATCCTGTACCTGGATAAAGGCCGCTTTGCCGAAATCGCGACGGGCCATGATGCGCCCGGCAATGACATAATCCTGTTCGCAGTTTTCCAGAGCTGCCGCATCATCCTCGGCATGAGCTTGGTGAATCTGCGCGTTCTGATGACTGACGACAAAACCGTTGGCGTAAGGGTTGGTCCCCTGCTCACGCAGGTCATCGGCTTTGGCCATGCGCTGGGCCACTAAATCATTGATCTCTTCCATTGACATCTTTGTCCTTTCTATTCATTACCATCTGCCTCCAGACGGAGCGCAAACGTACTCTATTTTAAGTGAGCCCTCGGGTAAAAGACTCAACGGGTCCAACACATCGGCCCCGTCCGTTAGACAAAACTACTTACTATTGGCCAGCAGATAGGCTTCGATAAAACCCTCAATGTGTCCGTCGAGCACGGAATCGGTATTGCCGACCTCAAAACCGGTCCGGTGATCCTTGACCATGCGATAGGGATGTAACACATACGAGCGAATCTGGCTCCCCCAACCGATCTCTTTCTTATCACCGGACAGGGCATTGGCCTCTTCCTCTTTTTTCTGCCGCTCCATTTCGTAAAGACGCGCCTTGAGCTGGCGGATCGCTTCCGCCTTGTTGTTATGCTGTGAACGCTGATCCTGGCAGGCAACGACAATCCCCGTCGGAATATGGGTAATGCGAATCGCCGAATCGGTTTTGTTGATATGCTGACCACCGGCGCCACTGGCGCGGAAGGTGTCAACCTTCATATCCTTATCGAGCAGTTCCACCTCAATGCTGTCATCCAGCTCTGGAAAGACAAACACCGAACAGAATGACGTATGGCGCTTGGAGGCGGCATCAAACGGAGAAATACGCACCAGGCGATGAATCCCCATCTCCGGACGCAACCAGCCATAGGCGTAATCGCCTTCAACGGTAAAGGTGACGCTCTTCACGCCGGCATCATCACCGGGTTGATAATCGGTGATCTTGGTTTTGAATCCCTTGATATCACAAAAACGCAGGTACATGCGCAGCAGCATGTCCGCCCAATCCTGAGCCTCGGTGCCCCCGGCTCCGGCGTTAATGCTTAAAATGGCATTGCTGGCATCGTGCTCACCCGACAACATGCGGGCAAACTCCATCTGTGCAACATGACGTTCCAGATCCGGCAATAATTCACGCACCTCTTCGCGTGTGGCCTCGTCGTCACTCTCCGCGCCCAGCTCGACCAGAACTTCGAGATCTTCAACGCTCTGCGATGCAGAGGTCCAGCCGTCAACCAGCTTTTGCAGCGTGGTACGCTCTCTTAACAACTCTTGGGCGCGATCCCCCTGGTTCCAGAAATCAGGATCGGCAATCTCCGCCTCAAGTTCACTGACACGTTCCTGCTTGCTCGGGATGTCAAAGATACCCCCTCAGCTCAGTGAGCTTTTCCGAGAGCTGTTTAATTCGTTCAATTTCTTCGCGAAACATCCGTTCTCCTTGCCGTTTCAATGACAATCGTGCCTTGGTCAACAAGGCGCGTATTCAATAATGCGTTAGATTACCTGCCTCTCAGGCCGGATCACAACTTTTTTTTGCGAGTCTGCCATAACCACAGCAACACGACAATGACGAGCAAACGCGGTAGACTATCACCAGTGCGGGTATAAAGGCTACCCCCCTGTTGAAAATATGCCGTTCCTTCTACCAGAGCCGGTTCAAACAAACGGGATTGAGCCACCACCCGACCAAAAGGATCAACCAGCGCACTGACCCCCGTATTGGCACTGCGCAGCAGCCAGACCCGGTTTTCCACGGCCCGCATCCGTGCCATATCCAGATGCTGCCATGGCGCCGCCGAATCTCCGAACCATGCATCATTGGTGATATTGACCAGCACTTGCGCTCCACGTGCCACCAGTTTCCGGGCCAATTCCGGAAAGATCGCTTCGTAACAGATCAGAACCCCGAGCTGATGGCCATTCATGCGCAACGGTTGCAGCTGCCCTGGGACGAAGTCACCAATACCAACAGCCAGTTTCTCAACCAGACCAAACATTCCCCATAACGGGACATATTCACCAAACGGCACCAGATGAACTTTGTCACTGCGTCCAAGCAACTGCGCCTGGGGTGATAGCAGGTAGGCGCTATTGACGTAATCCACCTCTTGTTCAGATTCCTGCCGCTGATAACTCGGGCTACCAAACAACAGAAAAGCCTGCTGGCGTCGTGGCACTGCGCGCACCTGAGACGCTCTGTTGCCGCCATTCTGGTAGAAAAAAGGCGTGGCACTCTCTGGCCACACCAGCAAATCCGGTTGATCCGCCTGTTCACTGAGATGGCGATAGCGATCAAGCGTCTGTTGCAAATGGGCGGGATCCCATTTCAGAGACTGATCAATACTGCCCTGGACCAATCCCACCCGCAAAGGCTCCTGTGCGGCTGGACAGGCTGAAAGGCGCCAATAGCCATAGCCCAGTTGCATTCCGACTAAAAGAGCAACCACCAGCCCTCCGCGACATAGAGCAGGCTGAACATGGCGAAAATTGATAATCCATTCAGCAAGTTGGGCATTGACGGCAACAACCATCGCCGCCAACCCGTAAACGCCAAACAGATCAGCACTCTGAACAATCCAGCTGCAATCAATTTGCGAATAACCGATATTCGCCCAGGGAAAGCCGGTGAACAGCCAATTGCGCACATATTCAAACGCGACCCAACACACAGCAGTCACCAAAGGGAATGACAGTGAAAACGCGTTTCGAATACGAACGACACACCAGCACGTTGCCGCCCAGAACAAAGCCAGATACGTCGCCAATAAAAGATAAGCGACGATGGACAGCGCCCAAGGCAGGTGCCCATACACCGTCATTACAAGATTCAACCAGTACAGAGTGACGGCAAAAAAAACAACCCCGGCGCTGAATCCTGCGCGCCAGGGCCGATGTGAAATGACGACAAATAGTGGCACCAAAGCCAGCCAGGCCAACCAGCCCAGCCCAGCCAAAGGAAAGGCCAGGGCCATGAGCAGGCCAGAAAGGGGCGGGGCCAACCTCTGCAGCCACGGATTATTCATCCAAGAGATCCTCCGTAGCTTCTTCCCGAATTACGCGAATACGTTGGATCATCCGCTCATCACTTTGCAGGACGACCATTTTTAACGGTGCGACGAGAACTTCTTCGCCGGGCTTGGGAACATAGCCGAGACGATGTAACAACAGCCCACCAACGGAATCGAATTGGTCCCGTTCAAATTCAGGCAAATCATAATAGTCTTCCAACTCATCGAGGCTGAGGCGTGCATCGACAACAATCGTGCCCGGTTCCTCTTCAATCAGTTGGTTATCATCGAGATCATATTCGTCTTTAATATCGCCGATAATCTCTTCGATGAGATCTTCCAGTGTGATCAAACCGGAGGTGCCACCATACTCATCAATGGCAATGGCAATATGCATCCGCTGGGTGCGAAACTCCTGCAACAGCTCTTCAATCCGTTTGGTTTCCGGGACAAAATAGGGCTTGCGCATCAAATCGCGCAGGGAAATTTCCTGGGAAGGAACCCCCCAGAACTTGAGCAGATCCTTGACATAAACCAGACCGACAATTCGGTCAATGGTCTCTTCATAAACCGGAATGCGCGAATGCCCGAACTTCAGCGCCATCTCAATAAAGCTGTCGAGGCTGGCGTCTACCGGGCAGCTGCGCATTTCCGTACGGGGGATCATGATCTCCCGCACAATCGTTTCACCGAATTCAAAAATTGAGCTGAACATCTCGCCTTCTTCGGCATTGATGATGCCTCCTTCTTCCGAGGCGTGAATCAACTCCTGAAGATGTTCTTCTGAGGTCACATGATGGGTGATCCCTAGCAGCCGCTGCAACCAGCTGCGTCGATGTTCCGGTGTACTGTCCATGATCTGTTCCTATTTACTCCCCTCTGCGGTCAATTCGGGAAACGACTGTTGAAGCAGGCCGAATAATTCCCGCTCCTTCGCTTCCATCTCAGCGGCTTGCTCCTCGGTTCCACGTTCGTGGTCGTAACCGAGCAAATGCAAAATGCCATGAATAAGCAAAAAACACATTTCACTGAAAAACGTTGTTTCGGCCTCAGCAGCATCACGTGCCGCCGTATCGGCTGAAATGACGACATCACCGAGCAACTCCGGACAAATCCCGGCGCCTTCACCCTCCTGCTGGGCAAAAGAGATCACATTGGTCGGCTTGTCGCGCTGCAGATAGTCCCGATTAATTTCCTGAATTTGCTCGTCGTCGACAATGACTACCGACAACTCGGTGTCTTCAGGACATTCCAAGGCGTTTAAGATCGTCCTGGCTACCTTTTTGAATGTTGCTATCGTTATATCGTGGTTCTGCTGCTGATTCTCGATATAGATCATCGTTGTTAATCCTTTTAATCTCTTTATCTTTTTCCCGCTCCTTATAGGCCGGTTCAGGATATTCGACACGTTGATGAAAAATCCCCGACAACATGCGGTTAAAACTCTTGGCGATTTCGTGGAGATCTTTCAGGGTCAGCTCACACTCATCAAGCTGGCCGTCGATAAAAATTTTGTTGATGATTTTTTGTACCATGCCCTGAATGCGTGCCGGAGTCGGATCCATCAGAGTCCGACCTGCCGCTTCAACCGAATCCGCCAGCATGATCAGAGCCGCTTCACGAGTCTGCGGTTTCGGACCGGGATAGCGATAATCCTGTTCGTTGACCTGGCCGTCTTTTTCCCGTTGTTGCGCCTTGTCGAAAAAGAACTTGATCAGGGCGGTACCATGATGCTGGCGAATAATTTCAATCAGATCCTGTCCCAGCTTATGTTCTTTCGCCAGTTCCACACCGTCTTTGACGTGAGAAATCAGAATCAACGCACTCATCGACGGTGCCAGTTTGTCGTGACGGTTTTCCGGCGGATGCATATTTTCGGCAAAGTAGAGCGGCTTTTTGATTTTGCCGATATCGTGATAATAGGCTGCCACCCGCGCCAACAGCGGGTTAGCGCCGATGGCCTCGGCGGCATTCTCCACCAGATTGCCGACAACGATGGAATGGTGATAGGTGCCCGGTGCCTGAATCATCAATTCACGCAGAATCGGGGTGTTCATATTGGCCAGTTCCATCAACTTGAAATCGGTGGTGTATTTAAATAACGATTCCACCAGAGGAATGGTACCGTTAACCACCATGGCACAGCCAAAAGCACCGACAAAGGCGAAGCCGAGGCGATACAACACCTGCTCGTTGAACGGATTGTCCGACAAGGAATAAATGGCCAACACCATGCCCATATTGACCAGGGCCAAATACCAGCCGGCGCGATACAGGTTGCTGCGCGCCTGGCTGTGACGCACCCAATGCGCGGCGGTGACACTGCCCGCCAACACATACAGCGAGATAAACAGGTTATTGCCAAACAACATGCCCATCAACAACGCCAGCAGCATGGAGAACACGTAAGCCACTTCAGAGTTAAGTACAATCCGTACCAACATGGCTCCGGCGGCAAACGGCAGCAGATAGTAATAACAGGCCGAATCAATATAGGGAAAGGCACTTTGCAATGCCATGGAGATAAAAATCCCCACTTTAGCGATAACAAACAGACCAACAAAAACCGAAACCAGAAACAACAGATCCCGTTGTTCCGGGTGGTATTTGCGGATGTTCATTTTGGCAAAGCGATGCACGACATAAAACAGCAGAAGAATAGCCAGCATCAATCCGGCGGCATTGCGAGCCATCTTGAAACCATCGACAGACGACTGTAACGCATGCAGCTTCCGCACTTGCTCCGCCGTGACCCGCTCCCCTTCACGGACAATCATTTCACCACGTTTGACCTGCAGCAGAACCGGCAAAACCGATTCAGCTGCCGCCCGCTTACGTGCTTCTGTCTCGCTCTGGTTAAACGTCAGGTTAGGACGGACCATCTTCTGCAGAACCGCCATGACGGCAGCAGCATCTTCAGAAATCGCTTGATCGCCAAACAACTGCTGGCGCAGGTCGTTGATCACCTCATTGATGCCGCGCACCGACTCTTTATCCTCGATCGCTGCCTCTTTTTCATGGGCAAGATCGCGGACAAGAATGGAACCATGCCAGTTATTCTGGAACAACTCCAGATTGCCGACAATCTTTCGGTTCAGACCAGCGCGAACATCGCGGCTGAATTGCGCCACCAAAGCATCATCTTCAGCGAGACGACGGAGCGCTTCAACTTGAGCCGGACTCAGTTGTAAATCTAAAATAGCAGCAGGGTCAACCGGCGGCAAAGGCATAACCCCAGCTTCAACAATCGCTTTCGCAGTCGTATCAGAGGCACTTTTGCCTTCGTCAGTGGGCTCGGTCGGAGCGACGACAACGGTGTCAAGGCGATGCTTTTCGGCATTAAGCTGGCCAAGAACATCGCTGAATTTAAGCGCCACCGCTTTACTGGGGCGCGGATCATAATCATAGAGGGGGATCACCGCATCTGCGGCATCCTGCTTTTTCTTTTCCGTCAGTTCCGGTTCAGGAACCAGAAAATCCCGCGGTGTCTTGATATCGCGCGAAGCGATATCACCCGGCTGATAATAATCAGGAACAAATCCCCCTTTGGGGATGATAATCACGGTTAAAAGAGCAGCCAGCAACACCAACAGCACCCGTTTGGTCGCTGAAGGCGTCAAAACAAAACGTTTCGTTTGCTTCTGTTTATTTTTTGGCGTCATAACTACGCTTTCTCGTAAGCCTGAACAATCCGCTGCACGATGGGATGGCGCACCACATCAATCTGACTGAAACGACGAATGGCAATGCCGTCAATTTTGTCAAGAATTCGCAAAGCGTCAAGCAGTCCAGACGGGCGACCGGTGGGCAAATCAATCTGGGTTGCATCACCAGTGACCACTGCCTTGCTACCGAAACCCAGTCGGGTCAAAAACATTTTCATCTGTTCTCGGGTCGTA
This is a stretch of genomic DNA from uncultured Desulfuromonas sp.. It encodes these proteins:
- a CDS encoding ABC transporter ATP-binding protein, whose translation is MTVLLEARHLRKSFDTEQGSLTVLRDINLSIHARERVAVVGASGSGKTTLMHILGTLDRPSDGQCFFDGVDLFSLSNAQLDAFRNDSLGFVFQFHQLLPEFTAVENVMMPALIYGEKRVVAHQNAQDLLEQVGLGHRLHHKPGQLSGGEQQRVAIARALIRKPRLLIADEPTGNLDSSTSDEIYSLLERLHREHELTMVIVTHNHELASCMDRTVQICDGELAAF
- a CDS encoding lipoprotein-releasing ABC transporter permease subunit translates to MGYEWFISLRYLRARRKQTFISVISFISVTGVTLGVAALILVLAIMTGFHDGVRQQILGNVPHVTVQGQGGGIADWPQLVETIHAASPSVVSAEPYVVKEAMLLAHGNVAAANLKGISADNRVLSQAFFTLDNQPVTEVLYDNTRTQPGIVIASDTAAMLGVSLGDRVNVIPPDFTLTPFGLIPKIKPFDVVGIARARGGFLDTYYAYIALDQAQRFIGDANKVSGIEVEVERFDDAQPLAESLRSSLGYPYSIRSWQEMFGSFLAALKLEKLGLFIVLGIIVLVAAFNIATTLIMVVMEKHKDIAILRSMGATSRSILKIFVFEGLLIGTSGTALGTGLGLTLALNADAMISWLERQLHVTIFDKAVYGMDHFPSQVESADVVAVVVVAMVICLVATVYPALRAARLDPAESLRYE
- the lysS gene encoding lysine--tRNA ligase, with protein sequence MSMEEINDLVAQRMAKADDLREQGTNPYANGFVVSHQNAQIHQAHAEDDAAALENCEQDYVIAGRIMARRDFGKAAFIQVQDRSGRLQVYVGKNKIGDEAFAVFGKLDVGDIVGISGKPFRTKTDELSLRAESLTLLTKSLQPLPEKWHGLTDVETRYRQRYLDLIVNPEVGEVFKKRSQIISMMRAFMQERDYLEVETPMMQPVAGGATAKPFVTHHNTLKMDLFLRIAPELYLKRLVVGGFERVFEINRNFRNEGISIQHNPEFTMMEFYQAYATYHDLMDLTEEMIGSIAEKVCGSRVISYGGKEVDLTAPWDRLTVKEAIVKYGTISMEDLEDPDKALAYANALGLEFEGTIGYGKLLTELFDAVAEPKLWNPTFVTEYPTEVSPLSRRNDERPEVVDRFELFVVGRELANAFSELNDPIDQKGRFEQQLVEKEAGDDEAHAMDEDYIRALEYGLPPTAGEGIGIDRLVMLLTDSASIRDVILFPQLRKETR
- the prfB gene encoding peptide chain release factor 2 (programmed frameshift) codes for the protein MFREEIERIKQLSEKLTELRGYLDIPSKQERVSELEAEIADPDFWNQGDRAQELLRERTTLQKLVDGWTSASQSVEDLEVLVELGAESDDEATREEVRELLPDLERHVAQMEFARMLSGEHDASNAILSINAGAGGTEAQDWADMLLRMYLRFCDIKGFKTKITDYQPGDDAGVKSVTFTVEGDYAYGWLRPEMGIHRLVRISPFDAASKRHTSFCSVFVFPELDDSIEVELLDKDMKVDTFRASGAGGQHINKTDSAIRITHIPTGIVVACQDQRSQHNNKAEAIRQLKARLYEMERQKKEEEANALSGDKKEIGWGSQIRSYVLHPYRMVKDHRTGFEVGNTDSVLDGHIEGFIEAYLLANSK
- the lnt gene encoding apolipoprotein N-acyltransferase: MNNPWLQRLAPPLSGLLMALAFPLAGLGWLAWLALVPLFVVISHRPWRAGFSAGVVFFAVTLYWLNLVMTVYGHLPWALSIVAYLLLATYLALFWAATCWCVVRIRNAFSLSFPLVTAVCWVAFEYVRNWLFTGFPWANIGYSQIDCSWIVQSADLFGVYGLAAMVVAVNAQLAEWIINFRHVQPALCRGGLVVALLVGMQLGYGYWRLSACPAAQEPLRVGLVQGSIDQSLKWDPAHLQQTLDRYRHLSEQADQPDLLVWPESATPFFYQNGGNRASQVRAVPRRQQAFLLFGSPSYQRQESEQEVDYVNSAYLLSPQAQLLGRSDKVHLVPFGEYVPLWGMFGLVEKLAVGIGDFVPGQLQPLRMNGHQLGVLICYEAIFPELARKLVARGAQVLVNITNDAWFGDSAAPWQHLDMARMRAVENRVWLLRSANTGVSALVDPFGRVVAQSRLFEPALVEGTAYFQQGGSLYTRTGDSLPRLLVIVVLLWLWQTRKKKL
- a CDS encoding hemolysin family protein, producing the protein MDSTPEHRRSWLQRLLGITHHVTSEEHLQELIHASEEGGIINAEEGEMFSSIFEFGETIVREIMIPRTEMRSCPVDASLDSFIEMALKFGHSRIPVYEETIDRIVGLVYVKDLLKFWGVPSQEISLRDLMRKPYFVPETKRIEELLQEFRTQRMHIAIAIDEYGGTSGLITLEDLIEEIIGDIKDEYDLDDNQLIEEEPGTIVVDARLSLDELEDYYDLPEFERDQFDSVGGLLLHRLGYVPKPGEEVLVAPLKMVVLQSDERMIQRIRVIREEATEDLLDE
- the ybeY gene encoding rRNA maturation RNase YbeY, with protein sequence MIYIENQQQNHDITIATFKKVARTILNALECPEDTELSVVIVDDEQIQEINRDYLQRDKPTNVISFAQQEGEGAGICPELLGDVVISADTAARDAAEAETTFFSEMCFLLIHGILHLLGYDHERGTEEQAAEMEAKERELFGLLQQSFPELTAEGSK
- a CDS encoding HDIG domain-containing metalloprotein translates to MTPKNKQKQTKRFVLTPSATKRVLLVLLAALLTVIIIPKGGFVPDYYQPGDIASRDIKTPRDFLVPEPELTEKKKQDAADAVIPLYDYDPRPSKAVALKFSDVLGQLNAEKHRLDTVVVAPTEPTDEGKSASDTTAKAIVEAGVMPLPPVDPAAILDLQLSPAQVEALRRLAEDDALVAQFSRDVRAGLNRKIVGNLELFQNNWHGSILVRDLAHEKEAAIEDKESVRGINEVINDLRQQLFGDQAISEDAAAVMAVLQKMVRPNLTFNQSETEARKRAAAESVLPVLLQVKRGEMIVREGERVTAEQVRKLHALQSSVDGFKMARNAAGLMLAILLLFYVVHRFAKMNIRKYHPEQRDLLFLVSVFVGLFVIAKVGIFISMALQSAFPYIDSACYYYLLPFAAGAMLVRIVLNSEVAYVFSMLLALLMGMLFGNNLFISLYVLAGSVTAAHWVRHSQARSNLYRAGWYLALVNMGMVLAIYSLSDNPFNEQVLYRLGFAFVGAFGCAMVVNGTIPLVESLFKYTTDFKLMELANMNTPILRELMIQAPGTYHHSIVVGNLVENAAEAIGANPLLARVAAYYHDIGKIKKPLYFAENMHPPENRHDKLAPSMSALILISHVKDGVELAKEHKLGQDLIEIIRQHHGTALIKFFFDKAQQREKDGQVNEQDYRYPGPKPQTREAALIMLADSVEAAGRTLMDPTPARIQGMVQKIINKIFIDGQLDECELTLKDLHEIAKSFNRMLSGIFHQRVEYPEPAYKEREKDKEIKRINNDDLYRESAAEPRYNDSNIQKGSQDDLKRLGMS